DNA from Desertibacillus haloalkaliphilus:
CTTCTATTGTACAAAGCAATTATTGAGAATGGATGGATTTCATGTAAAGCTGATCTCAATTACTTGGAAACGTAATAATCACACGTGTCCCTTCAAAGCTTTTGCTCTCAAAACGAATGGTACCGCCATGGCTTTCAATAATCTTAATGGTCATCATTAATCCAAGACCCGTGCCTTTTTCTTTCGTTGTGTAAAAAGGTTCACCTAATTTCCCAATCTCGTCTTCTGGTATGCCCTTTCCTTGGTCTTCAAATATCAGCA
Protein-coding regions in this window:
- a CDS encoding sensor histidine kinase translates to LPHIQGIPNELKQVFLNILKNGIEAMDGVTGVIQVTSLLKNDQMMLIFEDQGKGIPEDEIGKLGEPFYTTKEKGTGLGLMMTIKIIESHGGTIRFESKSFEGTRVIITFPSN